From one Oncorhynchus masou masou isolate Uvic2021 unplaced genomic scaffold, UVic_Omas_1.1 unplaced_scaffold_9774, whole genome shotgun sequence genomic stretch:
- the LOC135538522 gene encoding keratin-associated protein 4-11-like: MCAESNCVQRARCAESNVCREQLCAESGTVCREQLCAESNVCREQLCAESNAVCREQLCAESNCVQRANMCREQLCAESNCVQRATCAEGVQEEAAVCREQLCAESNCVQRKNCVQRAMLCAEGVQRATVCREQPVCREELCAESNSCVQRVCREQLCAESNCVQRATVCRGCREQLCAESNCVQRATVCSEQLCAESNVCRKQLWQRANVCREQLCAESKCVQRANMCREHLCAESNVCREQLCAEINVCRDQCVQK; encoded by the coding sequence ATGTGTGCAGAGAGCAACTGTGTGCAGAGAGCAAGGTGTGCAGAGAGCAATGTGTGCAGAGAGCAACTGTGTGCAGAGAGCGGCACTGTGTGCAGAGAGCAACTGTGTGCAGAGAGCAATGTGTGCAGAGAGCAACTGTGTGCAGAGAGCAACGCTGTGTGCAGAGAGCAACTGTGTGCAGAGAGCAACTGTGTGCAGAGAGCAAATATGTGCAGAGAGCAACTGTGTGCAGAGAGCAACTGTGTGCAGAGAGCAACGTGTGCAGAGGGTGTGCAGGAGGAAGCAGCTGTGTGCAGAGAGCAACTGTGTGCAGAGAGCAACTGTGTGCAGAGAAAGAACTGTGTGCAGAGAGCAATGCTGTGTGCAGAGGGTGTGCAGAGAGCAACTGTGTGCAGAGAGCAGCCTGTGTGCAGAGAAGAACTGTGTGCAGAGAGCAACAGCTGTGTGCAGAGGGTGTGCAGAGAGCAACTGTGTGCAGAGAGCAACTGTGTGCAGAGAGCAACTGTGTGCAGAGGGTGCAGAGAGCAACTGTGTGCAGAGAGCAACTGTGTGCAGAGAGCAACTGTGTGCAGTGAGCAACTGTGTGCAGAGAGCAATGTGTGCAGAAAGCAACTGTGGCAGAGAGCAAATGTGTGCAGAGAGCAACTGTGTGCAGAGAGCAAATGTGTGCAGAGAGCAAATATGTGCAGAGAGCATCTGTGTGCAGAGAGCAATGTGTGCAGAGAGCAACTGTGTGCAGAGATCAATGTGTGCAGAGATCAATGTGTGCAGAAG